One Bdellovibrionota bacterium genomic region harbors:
- a CDS encoding DUF455 family protein: MQSTLDVSNVFQKLSSIEESCQKALMGWIKVVPTTPARDIEVLNVRQHPPKKGLSFEEGQARLLHDLANIELQAMELGLRTLIEFPDAPKQFREQLTEITLQEGSHLKMCLEGIERLGFKWGHWPIHVALWNATSDEDSILDRILIVHRYLEGSGLDAGETIMNRLANTHAPLVTPTLRKIFDDEIAHVLFGSHWYKEICKKLEIDPEYDFPNRLQAIAHKVPNRLEKIAIELRKKAGFEDFEVKALMDFQIQQKTFMGKI; the protein is encoded by the coding sequence ATGCAATCAACGCTCGATGTATCAAATGTATTTCAAAAGCTATCTTCTATTGAAGAAAGCTGTCAAAAGGCTCTTATGGGTTGGATCAAAGTTGTTCCAACGACGCCTGCGCGCGATATCGAAGTGTTAAATGTTAGACAGCATCCGCCAAAGAAAGGTCTTTCATTTGAGGAAGGGCAGGCAAGGCTTCTTCATGATCTAGCAAACATTGAACTTCAAGCTATGGAATTGGGATTGAGAACTCTTATTGAATTTCCTGATGCTCCAAAACAATTCAGAGAACAATTGACGGAAATCACTTTGCAAGAAGGTTCACATTTAAAAATGTGCCTAGAAGGAATCGAAAGATTGGGATTCAAATGGGGACACTGGCCTATTCACGTTGCTCTTTGGAATGCGACTTCTGATGAAGATTCCATATTAGATCGTATTCTCATAGTGCATAGATATTTAGAAGGCAGTGGATTGGATGCTGGGGAAACAATCATGAATCGCCTGGCCAATACGCATGCGCCATTGGTTACGCCCACGTTGAGAAAAATTTTTGATGATGAAATTGCGCATGTGCTTTTTGGATCTCATTGGTACAAAGAAATTTGCAAAAAATTGGAAATTGATCCGGAATATGATTTTCCAAATAGACTGCAAGCCATTGCTCATAAAGTTCCTAATCGTTTAGAAAAAATCGCTATAGAACTGCGTAAAAAAGCTGGCTTTGAGGACTTTGAAGTGAAGGCGCTTATGGATTTTCAAATTCAGCAGAAAACCTTTATGGGAAAAATTTAA
- the maiA gene encoding maleylacetoacetate isomerase, translated as MKPILYSYFRSSASYRVRIALHLKEIDFDYQAVHLIKDGGQQNALNFKAVNPMGQVPCLVDGMNVIAQSMAIIEYIDHKWPKNQLFPKDIETRSQVVEFCEIINSGIQPLVNLKVRQTLEKDFKATEEQVKKWMTMFMGQGFEAMEKKLAKHGGQYCFGNQISAADLFLVPAVYGAINGAGLNMDQYPLCKKINENLLKLEAFKKSHPQNQPDSPLEN; from the coding sequence ATGAAACCTATCCTTTATTCGTATTTTAGAAGTTCTGCGTCTTATAGAGTGAGAATTGCTCTCCATTTGAAAGAAATTGATTTTGATTACCAGGCTGTACATTTAATTAAAGATGGTGGTCAACAAAATGCCTTGAACTTCAAAGCGGTCAATCCGATGGGACAAGTTCCATGTTTAGTGGATGGAATGAATGTCATTGCGCAAAGTATGGCGATCATTGAATACATCGATCACAAATGGCCCAAGAATCAACTTTTCCCAAAAGATATCGAAACCAGATCTCAAGTGGTAGAATTCTGCGAAATTATCAACTCAGGGATTCAGCCATTGGTGAATTTAAAAGTACGTCAGACTTTAGAAAAAGATTTTAAAGCGACTGAAGAGCAAGTTAAAAAATGGATGACGATGTTTATGGGGCAAGGCTTTGAAGCAATGGAAAAAAAACTCGCAAAGCATGGTGGGCAATATTGTTTTGGAAATCAAATTTCAGCAGCGGATTTATTCTTGGTTCCTGCAGTATATGGTGCGATCAACGGCGCGGGTTTGAATATGGATCAGTACCCTCTATGTAAAAAAATTAACGAAAATCTTCTTAAGCTTGAAGCATTCAAAAAATCTCATCCTCAGAATCAACCAGATTCTCCTCTGGAGAATTGA
- a CDS encoding low specificity L-threonine aldolase: MAKNFASDNNSGALPEMVKAIQKANIDHVHAYGGDEYTESAVKKFKEHFGNDIDVHFVFNGTAANVLSIKAFLKPYEAVLCAETSHLHMDECGAPEALTGCKLRLQPSPDGKIKIVDLEKQYIRMGDQHYSQPKMVSITQPTEYGTVYTVEEMKAIGKWAKDHNMFFHVDGARFPNAALSLGKTLKEISKDVGVDVLSFGGTKNGLLFGEAVIFFNTQFSKDFKFHRKQMMQLGSKMRFVAAQFEDYLSNDLWKKTGEHSLGMAKLLRSKLSEIPKVEITQEVQSNAVFAKFPKEWIKPLKDLNFFYVWDENTFEVRLMTTFDTTEEQINNFTNLARELSKRSTGV, translated from the coding sequence ATGGCTAAGAACTTTGCAAGTGATAATAATTCTGGTGCGCTTCCTGAAATGGTGAAAGCCATTCAAAAAGCTAATATAGATCACGTTCACGCCTATGGTGGGGATGAATATACGGAAAGTGCCGTCAAGAAATTCAAAGAACATTTTGGAAATGATATTGATGTGCATTTTGTTTTTAACGGGACGGCTGCAAATGTTTTATCTATTAAAGCATTTTTAAAACCTTACGAAGCCGTTCTTTGTGCTGAAACTTCTCACTTACATATGGATGAGTGTGGGGCGCCGGAAGCGTTGACGGGTTGTAAGCTAAGACTTCAGCCTTCTCCGGATGGAAAAATTAAAATCGTAGATTTAGAGAAGCAATACATTAGGATGGGTGATCAGCATTACTCACAACCTAAAATGGTTTCTATTACTCAACCGACAGAATATGGAACTGTGTATACCGTTGAGGAAATGAAGGCGATCGGGAAATGGGCGAAAGATCACAATATGTTTTTCCATGTGGATGGTGCTAGATTTCCCAATGCTGCTCTATCACTAGGTAAAACTTTAAAAGAAATAAGTAAAGATGTTGGCGTGGATGTACTGTCTTTTGGTGGAACCAAGAACGGATTATTGTTTGGTGAGGCGGTAATTTTTTTCAATACGCAATTTTCTAAAGATTTTAAATTTCACCGTAAGCAAATGATGCAATTGGGAAGCAAGATGAGATTCGTTGCGGCTCAATTTGAGGATTATTTATCCAATGATCTTTGGAAGAAGACAGGCGAGCATTCTTTAGGCATGGCTAAGCTTTTGCGATCAAAACTTTCAGAAATTCCTAAAGTGGAAATCACACAAGAAGTTCAAAGCAATGCGGTCTTTGCGAAGTTCCCAAAAGAATGGATCAAGCCTTTAAAAGATTTAAACTTTTTTTACGTCTGGGATGAAAATACTTTTGAAGTTAGGCTTATGACTACTTTTGATACAACCGAAGAACAAATCAATAATTTTACAAATCTTGCGCGTGAACTTTCTAAGAGAAGCACTGGAGTCTGA